A genomic segment from Phragmites australis chromosome 6, lpPhrAust1.1, whole genome shotgun sequence encodes:
- the LOC133923119 gene encoding uncharacterized protein LOC133923119 — MERAEQNQRHTLFQTKCVIQERSCCVIIDGGSCNNLTSAEMVEKLALDTRPHPQPYYIQWLNNGDKVKVTWLVRVNFAIGSCHDYIDCDVVPIQTCSMLLGRPWQHDKDSLHFGKSNQYPFVNSGKKLLLHPMSPEAILKDEIARASKLKNLEHAKSENQIVATELEKHKKKNTKSVHGNKKEIKLKGSCCIATKSDLEEIDASTIVCYTLECKETLFPLEDISTSLPPTVTNLLQEYTDVFPKEVPPGLPPIRGIEHQIDLIPGASLPNCAPYRTNSEETKEIQRQVQEFLDKGYACESLSPCVVPVLLVPKKDGS, encoded by the coding sequence ATGGAGAGGGCTGAACAAAATCAGCGACACACCTTGTTTCAGACCAAGTGTGTGATCCAGGAGCGTTCTTGCTGCGTgatcattgatggagggagctgcaacaacttgacAAGTGCTGAAATGGTGGAGAAGCTTGCATTGGACACACGGCCACACCCGCAGCCTTACTACATTCAGTGGCTcaacaacggcgacaaggtGAAGGTAACATGGTTGGTAAGAGTTAACTTTGCCATTGGTTCTTGTCATGATTATATTGACTGTGATGTTGTGCCTATACAAACATGctctatgttgttaggtagaccatggCAACATGATAAAGATTCTTTGCATTTTGGCAAATCAAATCAGTACCCATTTGTGAATAGTGGCAAGAAACTTTTGTTGCATCCTATGTCGCCTGAGGCCATTTTGAAAGATGAAATTGCTAGAGCTAGCAAACTGAAAAATCTTGAGCATGCTAAGAGTGAAAATCAGATTGTGGCAACTGAACTTGAgaaacataaaaagaaaaacaccaaaTCTGTTCATGGTAATAAGAAGGAGATTAAGCTGAAAGGATCTTGTTGcattgctactaaatctgatttgGAGGAAATTGATGCTAGCACTATTGTTTGCTATACTTTGGAGTGCAAAGAAACATTGTTTCCACTCGAAGATATCTCTACTTCTTTACCTCctactgtcactaaccttttgcaagagtaCACTGATGTTTTTCCAAAGGAGGTGCcaccggggctgccaccaattcgagggattgagcaccAGATTGACCTCATTCCTGGGGCCTCCTTGCCCAATTGTGCGCCATACAGGACTAACTCGGAAGAAACTAAAGAGATTCAgcgccaagtgcaagaatttcttgacaAAGGTTATGCGTGTGAGTCTCTTAGCCCCTGTGTTGTTCCCGTGCTtttagttcctaagaaagatggatcatAG